From bacterium, the proteins below share one genomic window:
- a CDS encoding aromatic amino acid ammonia-lyase, with protein MTVVLNGTGLTIDKLERIARHGERVELHPDALARIKVCRAMLEEKIEARETMYGVNTGIGELCEVILDDDQVEEFQKYLIYNHAAGIGDPAPLEYVRAAMAGRTNVHAHGNSGCRPEITLTLIEMLNKGVTPYVCQKGSVGACGDLAPMSQVALLMMGEGKAYHRGELLPGQEALARAGIPVPGLRARDGLAVINGSNLLTAMSALHLYDTDRLLKQAEIACAMTLESLLANLKPYTAKIHEKRGFAGAIRSAAAIRKCIEGSDLQTGKMKTKVQDAYSMRSSPQVIGAAHDAVRWAREQVETELNGVGDNPIFLPEDGVALTGANFQGSPVSLPMDMVGVALTMVCVLSERRLNRLLHPALSVGLPAFLTKGAGMFSGMMLSQYTADSLIVEQRILSAPASIQSIPAAADQEDFVSMGMNTAIKNAQIIDNACGILGIEFMAAAQALDFRDFDKGRGVTVARDEVRKRVAFLDVDRPLHTDHTAMKALVGSWDILEAVETAVGSLG; from the coding sequence ATGACGGTCGTCCTGAACGGCACCGGCCTGACCATCGACAAGCTGGAGAGAATCGCGCGCCACGGGGAGCGGGTGGAGCTGCACCCCGACGCCCTCGCGCGCATCAAGGTCTGCCGCGCCATGCTCGAGGAGAAGATCGAGGCCCGCGAGACCATGTACGGCGTCAACACCGGCATCGGCGAGCTCTGCGAGGTGATCCTGGACGACGATCAGGTCGAGGAATTCCAGAAGTACCTCATCTACAACCACGCCGCCGGCATCGGCGATCCCGCGCCCCTGGAGTACGTGCGCGCGGCCATGGCCGGCCGGACCAACGTCCACGCCCACGGCAACTCGGGCTGTCGTCCGGAGATCACGCTCACCCTGATCGAGATGCTCAACAAGGGCGTCACCCCCTACGTCTGCCAGAAGGGGTCGGTGGGCGCCTGCGGCGACCTCGCGCCCATGAGCCAGGTCGCCCTGCTGATGATGGGCGAGGGCAAGGCCTACCACCGGGGCGAACTGTTGCCCGGCCAGGAGGCGCTGGCGCGCGCGGGGATCCCCGTGCCCGGGCTGCGGGCGCGCGACGGCCTGGCGGTCATCAACGGCAGCAACCTGCTGACGGCCATGAGCGCCCTGCACCTGTATGACACCGACCGCCTGCTCAAGCAGGCGGAGATCGCCTGCGCCATGACCCTAGAGTCCCTGCTCGCCAACCTCAAGCCCTACACCGCGAAGATCCACGAAAAAAGAGGTTTCGCCGGCGCGATCAGGAGCGCCGCCGCCATCCGCAAGTGCATCGAGGGCAGCGATCTGCAGACCGGCAAGATGAAGACCAAGGTGCAGGACGCCTATTCCATGCGTTCCAGCCCGCAGGTCATAGGCGCGGCCCACGACGCGGTGCGCTGGGCGCGCGAGCAGGTGGAGACCGAGCTGAACGGCGTGGGCGACAATCCCATCTTCCTGCCCGAGGACGGGGTGGCGCTGACCGGCGCCAACTTCCAGGGCTCGCCGGTCTCGCTGCCCATGGACATGGTGGGCGTGGCGTTGACCATGGTCTGCGTGCTCAGCGAGCGGCGCCTGAACCGTCTGCTGCACCCCGCCCTGAGCGTGGGCCTGCCGGCGTTCCTGACCAAGGGCGCTGGCATGTTCAGCGGCATGATGTTGAGCCAGTACACGGCCGACTCGCTGATCGTGGAGCAGCGGATCCTCTCGGCCCCGGCGTCGATCCAGTCGATCCCCGCCGCCGCCGACCAGGAGGACTTCGTATCCATGGGCATGAACACCGCCATCAAGAACGCCCAGATCATCGACAACGCCTGCGGCATCCTGGGCATCGAGTTCATGGCCGCCGCCCAGGCCCTCGACTTCCGCGACTTCGATAAGGGACGGGGCGTGACCGTGGCCCGCGACGAGGTGCGCAAGCGTGTCGCGTTCCTGGACGTGGACCGTCCCCTGCACACGGATCACACCGCCATGAAGGCGCTGGTGGGTTCGTGGGACATCCTCGAGGCGGTGGAAACGGCGGTGGGTAGTCTGGGTTGA
- a CDS encoding LapA family protein, with amino-acid sequence MARVKLIAALVSVPVVLVIVLQNTQPVETKFLFATLTMPRTALLAITMLIGIGVGMLIALGLSGKNPRITESHNNAFNR; translated from the coding sequence ATGGCAAGAGTGAAGCTGATCGCAGCGCTGGTGTCGGTTCCAGTCGTACTCGTCATCGTCTTACAGAACACACAGCCGGTAGAGACCAAGTTTCTCTTTGCAACGCTAACGATGCCACGGACCGCTCTTCTGGCAATTACGATGCTCATCGGCATTGGAGTTGGAATGCTCATCGCACTTGGCTTGTCGGGTAAAAACCCAAGAATAACTGAGAGCCACAACAACGCCTTCAATAGGTAA
- a CDS encoding DUF4332 domain-containing protein yields the protein MTWPLHAHLRHRPQFSELLKSAGVDTVKELCTRKAENLAVKLEEVNNEKKLAR from the coding sequence ATAACATGGCCGCTTCATGCGCATCTCCGGCATCGCCCCCAGTTCTCCGAGCTGCTCAAGAGCGCAGGCGTGGACACGGTCAAGGAGCTATGCACCCGCAAGGCGGAGAACTTGGCCGTCAAGTTGGAGGAAGTGAACAACGAGAAGAAGCTCGCCCGCTAG
- a CDS encoding DUF2330 domain-containing protein produces MRRIVFCSLSFILLTSAAYADGCFVWRSEDVDIREPRQKALIVFAEGVEELVLAVQCEGAVEDFAWLVPLPSAPEVRVVELETFEMLRQATRLADMGRSSRFDFARSAESGDDVNVLDRRTVGIYDIAVLEGGAGGGLVAWLAEQGFRIPAHATPVIDSYLDRDWVFAAMRISPTAVSEGAPLVESLADGTIQPVMFRFACDEPVYPLQISSIMQRQAEVLLYVVAEDALVCSNTEAVDWEVGVFGRMDADRFMIPDYLAHYEGTNVLRDTTSYMTETATRYFTERDGAALTRLRATFAPDQMMDLVFGSYPAIEELASDDLARRIQAATYLGVRPSRDAVAPLMEMMWRSNANLIDQEDALQFYWEIGYYPDQDVVSALWALGRIGAGEAEIEVTRWAQGDNPRCALEALDTLREIAPQTATEICLEILSGARTHLVDCEEEKAMIAWSRDWLIAHGGPDATPVLGGIVKDRYTPSAWDDYDPMDPDPGVCALLAAAACGDETAQAELSGSMKRAALGLGAPDAGDPGRRGSTIGNYPADMVLGVAILHSRYGARGAPLRAVQEHLAGRPAVRDSLLRRVAHDPELGSPADGRRAVLLSKVETLDDRDVDLLNEIWDHALAQPRFMRMVFRGSHAASDTVTYNVDAVAAAYALGTHGRVAELLACWRDVSWDDVDMKGELALALGLTGDPAGAPAVLEYIRTVWNRNVAAPSLVSVLGSMPPPPYDWPLGASPDLRYRVKRITGFIVEHAWDEVPALVEDESLDPLLRTFWALDPLSWWESPTARYVESLRELRPLVGVALMQKRIDWKIEQALKTLSLLAAQ; encoded by the coding sequence ATGCGCCGGATCGTGTTCTGCTCGTTGTCGTTCATCCTCTTGACTTCGGCCGCCTACGCCGATGGCTGCTTCGTCTGGCGCAGCGAGGACGTGGACATCCGCGAGCCCCGGCAAAAGGCGCTGATCGTCTTCGCTGAGGGTGTCGAGGAGCTGGTCCTGGCCGTGCAGTGCGAGGGGGCTGTCGAGGACTTCGCCTGGCTGGTGCCCCTGCCGTCCGCACCGGAGGTGCGGGTGGTGGAGCTCGAGACCTTCGAGATGCTCAGGCAGGCCACGCGGCTGGCGGACATGGGCCGGTCGTCCCGGTTCGACTTCGCCCGGAGCGCCGAGTCCGGTGACGACGTCAACGTGCTGGACAGAAGGACGGTCGGCATCTACGACATCGCCGTCCTGGAGGGCGGCGCCGGCGGAGGGCTCGTCGCCTGGCTCGCCGAGCAAGGTTTTCGCATCCCGGCCCACGCGACCCCGGTCATCGATAGCTATCTCGACAGGGACTGGGTCTTCGCCGCCATGCGCATCTCCCCGACCGCCGTGAGCGAGGGCGCGCCCCTGGTGGAGAGCCTGGCTGACGGCACGATCCAGCCCGTGATGTTCCGTTTCGCCTGCGACGAGCCCGTCTACCCCCTGCAGATCAGCTCGATCATGCAGCGTCAAGCCGAGGTCCTGCTCTACGTCGTGGCCGAGGACGCCCTGGTGTGTAGCAACACCGAGGCTGTCGACTGGGAGGTCGGCGTCTTCGGGCGGATGGATGCCGACAGGTTCATGATTCCAGACTATCTGGCGCATTACGAGGGGACGAACGTCCTCCGCGACACTACCAGCTACATGACCGAGACCGCCACGCGATACTTCACCGAACGCGACGGCGCGGCTCTCACCAGGCTGAGGGCCACCTTCGCGCCGGATCAGATGATGGACCTCGTCTTCGGCTCCTATCCGGCGATCGAAGAGCTGGCGTCGGATGATCTCGCCCGGCGCATCCAGGCGGCGACCTACCTGGGTGTCCGTCCGTCCCGGGATGCCGTGGCTCCCTTGATGGAGATGATGTGGCGGTCCAATGCGAATCTGATCGACCAGGAGGATGCCCTTCAATTCTATTGGGAGATCGGCTATTACCCCGATCAGGATGTCGTTTCCGCCCTGTGGGCCCTGGGGCGGATCGGTGCCGGCGAGGCGGAGATCGAGGTGACCCGGTGGGCGCAGGGGGACAATCCCAGGTGCGCCCTGGAGGCGTTGGACACGCTGAGGGAGATCGCACCTCAGACCGCCACGGAGATCTGCCTGGAGATCCTGTCGGGCGCCAGGACGCATCTCGTCGATTGCGAGGAAGAAAAGGCGATGATCGCATGGTCGCGGGATTGGCTGATCGCCCACGGCGGTCCCGACGCGACACCAGTCCTCGGTGGCATCGTGAAGGACCGGTACACGCCGTCGGCGTGGGATGACTACGATCCCATGGACCCCGACCCCGGCGTCTGCGCCCTGCTGGCCGCCGCGGCCTGCGGCGACGAGACGGCGCAGGCCGAGTTGTCGGGCAGCATGAAGCGGGCCGCGTTAGGCCTCGGCGCGCCGGACGCGGGTGATCCCGGCCGCCGGGGAAGTACGATCGGCAATTACCCCGCGGACATGGTGCTGGGCGTCGCGATCCTCCACTCCAGATACGGCGCCCGGGGTGCGCCGCTGCGGGCCGTGCAGGAGCATCTTGCGGGCAGGCCCGCCGTGAGGGATTCGCTGCTGCGCCGGGTTGCCCACGATCCCGAGCTGGGTTCCCCGGCGGATGGCCGGCGGGCCGTCTTGCTGTCCAAGGTGGAAACGCTGGACGACCGGGACGTCGACCTGCTGAACGAGATCTGGGATCACGCTCTCGCGCAGCCCAGGTTCATGAGGATGGTATTCAGGGGATCCCACGCGGCGAGCGACACGGTGACCTACAACGTGGATGCCGTCGCGGCGGCCTATGCCCTGGGCACGCATGGCCGCGTGGCGGAACTGCTCGCTTGCTGGCGCGACGTGAGCTGGGACGACGTCGACATGAAAGGCGAGCTGGCGCTGGCCCTCGGCCTGACCGGCGATCCGGCGGGCGCCCCCGCCGTGCTCGAGTACATCCGCACCGTCTGGAATCGCAACGTCGCGGCGCCGTCGCTGGTCTCGGTCCTGGGCAGCATGCCCCCGCCGCCGTACGACTGGCCGCTCGGCGCGTCGCCGGATCTGCGCTATCGGGTCAAGCGGATCACGGGCTTCATCGTCGAGCACGCTTGGGACGAGGTCCCCGCCCTGGTCGAGGACGAGAGCCTGGATCCCCTGCTCCGGACCTTCTGGGCCCTCGATCCGCTGAGCTGGTGGGAAAGCCCCACGGCCCGTTACGTCGAATCGCTGCGGGAGCTGCGTCCCCTGGTCGGTGTGGCGTTGATGCAGAAACGGATCGACTGGAAGATCGAACAGGCCCTGAAGACCCTGTCGCTCCTCGCGGCGCAGTAG
- a CDS encoding amidase, which yields MKTTTLCLVSAMLLMGGCGEEIREGTVVLREDLEGAEAVLGLTMTDSEAELMLADLAEQRDAYRELRADSPANQVAPALIFDPRPLGFALDMSDRPPRWSGPGPAVRPDDLEELAFATVGELSALLRARRVTSLELTEMCLSRLQRYGPELECVVSLTPEIARAQARRADAELAAGRWRGPLHGVPYGVKDLLAVGGTRTTWGAAPYRDQVIDDTATVVRRLEDAGAVLVAKLALGALAWGDVWYGGTTRNPWNLEQGSSGSSAGPGAAVSAGLVPFAIGTETWGSIVSPSTRCGVTGLRPTFGRVSRAGAMALSWSMDKIGPMARCVEDCALVFDVIRGVDGRDPTLIDAPFPYDPDIDLASLRIGYLADDFAGEYEGRDLDLAALDVLRELGAELIPVALPGRDALPLSIILSTEAAAAFEELTLSGRDDELVRQVRHAWSNVFRAARFIPAVEYVQANRLRSLLIEEMDDLFDGIDLYVGPSFEGQGLLITNLTGHPCVVVPDGFLAENQPHSFCFTGGLFDEATMLAVAKAWQDAAGWTRAHPPRYVPR from the coding sequence ATGAAGACGACGACCCTGTGCCTCGTGTCGGCCATGCTGCTGATGGGCGGCTGCGGCGAGGAGATCCGCGAGGGGACCGTGGTGCTGCGCGAGGACCTCGAGGGCGCCGAGGCCGTGCTGGGCCTGACGATGACCGACAGTGAGGCCGAGCTGATGCTGGCCGACCTGGCCGAGCAGCGCGACGCCTATCGCGAGCTGCGCGCGGACTCGCCGGCCAACCAGGTGGCTCCCGCGCTGATCTTCGACCCGCGCCCCCTCGGTTTCGCACTCGATATGTCCGACCGCCCTCCGCGGTGGAGCGGGCCGGGCCCGGCCGTGCGCCCCGACGATCTGGAAGAGCTGGCCTTCGCCACCGTCGGCGAGCTGTCGGCCCTGCTGCGGGCGCGACGCGTCACCTCCCTGGAGCTGACGGAAATGTGCCTGTCGCGGCTCCAGCGGTACGGCCCCGAACTGGAATGCGTCGTCTCGCTGACGCCTGAGATCGCCCGCGCCCAGGCCCGCCGCGCCGACGCCGAGCTAGCCGCCGGTCGCTGGCGCGGGCCGCTGCACGGCGTGCCCTACGGCGTGAAGGACCTGCTGGCCGTCGGCGGCACGCGGACCACCTGGGGCGCCGCTCCCTACCGCGACCAGGTGATCGACGACACGGCGACCGTGGTGCGCAGGTTGGAGGATGCCGGCGCGGTGCTGGTCGCCAAGCTCGCCCTGGGCGCCCTGGCCTGGGGCGACGTCTGGTACGGCGGCACCACGCGCAACCCCTGGAACCTCGAACAGGGCAGCAGCGGCTCGTCGGCGGGACCGGGCGCGGCCGTCTCGGCGGGACTGGTGCCCTTCGCCATCGGGACCGAGACCTGGGGCAGCATCGTCTCGCCCTCGACCCGCTGCGGCGTCACCGGCCTGCGCCCCACCTTCGGGCGCGTGAGCCGCGCCGGCGCCATGGCCCTGAGCTGGTCCATGGACAAGATCGGACCCATGGCCCGCTGCGTGGAGGACTGCGCCCTGGTCTTCGACGTGATCCGCGGCGTCGACGGCCGCGACCCGACGCTGATCGATGCGCCGTTCCCCTACGACCCGGACATCGATCTCGCTAGTCTGCGCATCGGCTACCTTGCCGACGATTTCGCGGGGGAGTACGAAGGCCGCGACCTGGACCTGGCCGCGCTGGACGTCCTGCGCGAGCTGGGCGCCGAGCTGATCCCCGTCGCGCTCCCCGGGCGCGACGCCCTGCCCCTGTCGATCATCCTGAGCACCGAGGCCGCGGCCGCCTTCGAGGAGCTGACCCTGAGCGGCCGCGACGACGAGCTGGTGCGCCAGGTGCGCCACGCCTGGTCCAACGTCTTCCGCGCGGCGCGCTTCATCCCCGCGGTGGAGTATGTCCAGGCCAACCGCCTGCGCTCGCTGCTGATCGAGGAGATGGACGATCTCTTCGACGGGATCGACCTCTACGTGGGGCCGTCGTTCGAGGGCCAGGGCCTGCTGATAACCAACCTGACCGGGCATCCCTGCGTCGTCGTGCCCGACGGCTTCCTGGCGGAGAACCAGCCCCATTCGTTCTGCTTCACGGGAGGGCTCTTCGACGAGGCGACGATGCTGGCGGTGGCCAAGGCCTGGCAGGACGCGGCGGGGTGGACGCGCGCGCACCCGCCGCGGTACGTTCCGCGCTAG
- the lepB gene encoding signal peptidase I encodes MRFGTRLAGWWRGWWPTLAVVLTVLTFRSAVADWYDVPTGSMQPTIYEGERIFCNKLAYGIKVPFSDWELARWDDPARGEIIVLDSPHDGTRLVKRIVAEAGDVVAMRGGVLLINGEPATYEPGAPPAWPLPPEFAGEHLYLTETVADMSHEVMMSLEQPIARDFGPVTVPAGHVFVSGDNRDHSFDSRFFGFVPVENVTGHVTAILASVDRDRHWRPRWGRFLTALH; translated from the coding sequence ATGCGGTTCGGCACGAGATTGGCCGGCTGGTGGCGCGGATGGTGGCCGACCCTGGCGGTGGTGCTGACAGTGCTGACGTTCCGTTCGGCCGTCGCCGACTGGTACGACGTGCCGACCGGGTCGATGCAGCCGACCATCTACGAGGGCGAGCGCATCTTCTGCAACAAGCTCGCCTACGGGATCAAGGTGCCTTTCAGCGACTGGGAGCTGGCGCGCTGGGACGATCCGGCGCGGGGCGAGATCATCGTCCTGGATTCCCCTCACGACGGCACGCGCCTGGTCAAGCGGATCGTCGCCGAAGCCGGCGACGTGGTCGCCATGCGCGGCGGCGTGCTGCTGATCAACGGTGAACCGGCCACCTACGAGCCGGGCGCCCCCCCGGCCTGGCCTCTGCCGCCCGAGTTCGCAGGCGAACACCTCTACCTGACGGAAACGGTGGCGGACATGTCGCACGAGGTGATGATGTCGCTCGAGCAGCCCATCGCCCGGGACTTCGGCCCCGTGACCGTACCCGCAGGACACGTCTTCGTCTCCGGCGACAACCGCGACCACAGCTTCGATTCGCGTTTCTTCGGCTTCGTGCCGGTCGAGAATGTCACCGGACACGTCACCGCGATCCTCGCGTCGGTGGACCGCGACCGCCACTGGCGCCCGCGCTGGGGGCGCTTCTTAACGGCCCTGCACTGA